In Sphaeramia orbicularis chromosome 5, fSphaOr1.1, whole genome shotgun sequence, a genomic segment contains:
- the LOC115420170 gene encoding interferon-induced GTP-binding protein Mx-like produces the protein MNTLNQQYEEKVRPCIDLIDSLRSLGVEKDLALPAIAVIGDQSSGKSSVLEALSGVALPRGSGIVTRCPLELKMKRQKSGEEWYGKISYQDHEEDIDDPADVEKKIKEAQNEMAGIGLGISDELISLEIASPDVPDLTLIDLPGIARVAVKGQPENIGDQIKRLISKFIKKQETISLVVVPCNVDIATTEALKMAQEVDPDGERTLGILTKPDLVDKGTEETVVDIVHNEVIHLKKGYMIVKCRGQKEITEKVSLTDAIEREKTFFKDHAFFNVLYDDGHATIPKLAEKLTLELVHHIEKSLPRLEEQIEVKLAQTQAEMERYGSGPPTDAAERLTFLIDKVTAFNQDALNLTVGEELRCGEKLNVFSALRREFAKWRDLLDRSGYDFNVRIEKEVEAYEDKYRGRELPGFINYKTFEGMIKEQIKKLEEPAVRRLKDIGDIVRKVFIQLAHISFSGFPNLLKTVKAKIESIKQEKESTAEVTLRTQFKMELIVYTQDQTYSNSLSERKREDEDYEERKRLTKPAAIKKAQSIVFCEDSKATIQELMLHIKSYYRIASQRLADQIPLVIRYQMLQEMAADLQREMLQMLQDKGDLELLLKEDFDIGSKRAALQSRRKRLVQARAYLVKF, from the exons ATGAACACACTGAACCAGCAGTATGAGGAGAAGGTCCGGCCCTGCATCGACCTCATCGACTCCCTCCGTTCTCTGGGAGTGGAGAAGGACCTGGCGCTGCCTGCCATCGCCGTGATCGGAGACCAAAGCTCCGGGAAGAGTTCAGTGTTGGAGGCGCTGTCAGGGGTGGCTCTGCCCAGAGGAAGTG gtaTTGTGACAAGATGCCCCCTGGAACTGAAGATGAAGAGACAGAAATCAGGGGAGGAGTGGTACGGAAAGATAAGTTACCAGGATCATGAGGAAGATATAGATGACCCTGCAGATGTGGAGAAAAAGATTAAAGAAG CTCAGAATGAGATGGCTGGGATCGGGTTGGGGATCAGTGATGAGCTCATCAGTCTGGAGATCGCCTCTCCTGATGTTCCAGACCTGACACTGATCGACCTGCCCGGCATCGCCAGGGTGGCCGTGAAGGGACAACCTGAGAATATTGGAGATCAG ATAAAGAGACTAATCAGTAAgttcatcaaaaaacaagagacCATCAGTTTGGTGGTCGTTCCATGTAATGTGGACATAGCCACCACAGAGGCTTTGAAGATGGCACAGGAAGTGGATCCGGATGGAGAGAGGACTCTGG gtaTCTTGACCAAACCTGATCTGGTCGACAAAGGCACAGAAGAGACGGTGGTCGACATCGTCCATAATGAGGTTATCCATCTGAAGAAGGGCTACATGATCGTCAAGTGCAGGGGTCAGAAGGAGATCACAGAGAAGGTGTCCCTCACTGATGCAATCGAAAGAGAGAAAACCTTCTTCAAAGATCATGCATTTTTCAA tgtGCTTTATGATGACGGCCATGCCACTATTCCTAAACTGGCTGAAAAACTCACTCTTGAACTGGTGCATCATATTGAG AAGTCTCTACCTCGACTGGAGGAGCAAATTGAGGTGAAACTAGCTCAAACTCAGGCAGAGATGGAGAGATATGGCTCTGGACCTCCAACTGATGCAGCAGAGAGACTTACATTCCTCATCGAT AAAGTTACAGCGTTCAACCAAGACGCACTCAATCTGACCGTAGGAGAGGAACTCAGGTGTGGAGAGAAGCTCAATGTCTTTTCTGCACTCAGAAGAGAATTTGCAAAATGGAGAGACCTCCTTGACCGATCAGGATATGACT TTAATGTCAGAATTGAAAAAGAGGTGGAGGCATATGAAGACAAGTATCGTGGAAGAGAACTGCCAGGTTTCATCAACTACAAAACCTTTGAGGGGATGATCAAGGAGCAGATCAAGAAGCTAGAGGAACCAGCTGTGAGGAGACTTAAAGACATAGGAG ATATCGTCAGGAAGGTTTTCATACAACTGGCCCACATCAGCTTCAGTGGATTTCCTAACCTTCTGAAAACAGTCAAG GCAAAGATCGAGTCCATTAAGCAAGAAAAGGAGTCAACTGCAGAGGTCACATTGAGAACTCAGTTCAAGATGGAGCTGATTGTTTACACCCAGGATCAGACCTACAGCAACAGTCTgagtgaaagaaagagagaggatGAAGACTATGAAGAAAGAAAGCGGCTCACAAAACCAGCCGCGATTAAAAAAGCACAAAGCATTGTGTTCTGTGAGGATAGTAAGGCCACAATCCAGGAGCTGATGTTGCACATTAAGTCATACTACCGT attGCCAGTCAGCGTTTGGCTGACCAGATCCCTCTGGTAATCCGTTACCAGATGCTCCAGGAGATGGCAGCCGACTTACAGAGGGAGATGCTGCAGATGCTTCAGGACAAGGGAGATCTTGAGCTCCTACTAAAAGAAGATTTTGATATCGGCAGCAAAAGGGCTGCTCTGCAGAGTCGCCGCAAACGCCTCGTGCAGGCTCGAGCATACCTGGTGAAGTTCTAG
- the thoc7 gene encoding THO complex subunit 7 homolog — protein MGAVTDDEVIRKRLLIDGDGAGDDRRINVLLKSFTKWCNSPGTPEEGFTQYQRMLGTLAQCEFSMGKTLMVYDMNLREMENYEKIYSNIEQNITSAHEKIAECKKEIQRAKRIRKNRQEYDALAKVIQQHPDRHETLKQLEALDKELQHLSQIKENVDAKLELRKKQFHVLLSTIQELQQTLDNDEKSDNDDNNQASPADSGE, from the exons ATGGGAGCAGTCACAGATG ATGAGGTTATCCGGAAACGTCTCCTTATCGATGGAGACGGAGCAGGGGATGACCGCCGGATTAATGTGCTCCTGAAGAGTTTCACAAAATGGTGCAATTCCCCTGGGACTCCGGAGGAAGG GTTCACACAGTATCAGAGGATGCTGGGTACACTCGCCCAGTGTGAATTCTCCATGGGGAAGACGTTGATGGTTTATGACATGAATCTTCGGGAAATGGAGAATTATGAGAAAATCTACTCGAACATTG AACAAAACATAACATCTGCGCATGAGAAAATAGCTGAATGCAAGAAAGAAATCCAGAGAGCAAAGAGGATACGAAAGAATCGCCAAG AATATGACGCTTTGGCTAAAGTTATCCAACAGCACCCAGACAGGCATGAAACTTTAAA GCAATTGGAGGCGCTCGACAAAGAACTTCAGcatttgtctcaaatcaaagaaaatgtaGACGCGAAG TTGGAATTGAGGAAGAAACAGTTTCATGTGCTCCTTAGTACTATACAGGAACTTCAGCAGACTCTTGACA ATGATGAGAAATCAGACAATGATGACAACAATCAGGCCAGCCCTGCAGACAGTGGAGAATGA